GATTCATTCATAGAATCGCTCTGGTGACTAGAAGCTCGCTGCCATACGACCTGCTGGAAACGCTCATTACATATTCCTTCACACGCTGATGTGTTTATGAAATCCGCCTCAGGCATGGATGAGTCACAAAAACCTAAAACCTTCTTCACCCTGAGCACTGTCTAACCCGATGCCCCAAAGTGCTTTGATTTTATTCCCTTAGCTGGACAAATCGATATCAAATGGATAAATAAAGAATCAGAGAGCGTAGGTTCTGTTATCTGTAGCTCGCCGGGGTTGAAATGTTAATTGGACACTGGCTATGAGACATCATTGCAGATTTCTGGGTACAAGGGCTTTATTTCCACAGAAGTGACATTAACACGCTGAGAGGAGACTGTATGGACTGGGGTTACACAACAGCATCGGTATCACTACGCTTGCTGATGTTTGCGCtttccgttcagtctgtgtgttAGTGATGGGAGTTTTACAGTGACTCTTTCTCCAGAGGTTTTGGAAAGAAGTGATTTGGCTAATTTGAAACCATTCACAATTCAGCGAcggaacaaaatgaaaacaaagggggaaaaacaatagtaatataaaataaaactaacaatagggaacacttattcactattaactagaactttcccctcaataaattcctaatttgctgcttattaatagttagggAAGTAATTGTTTAGTTTAGGTATTTTTGcagtaacatgcatgctaataagcaactagttgaGAGATcctaacaaaaaaatgttaccaaaatatctttttagactgaaatatttttacttataaataataattttatattatgacTACTTTGTTACGCTTTCTAGAAATGAAACcaataatcacaattattttattctgtacattcttaaaaaggtgtttttccagtgatgttatttaaaaacaattaattaatagaaCCATTTTTCTTGTTGTAAAGAATTTTTGTGATCTAAAGAATTTTTTCCCCACTATATTGAATCTTTTTGTAGCTGCAACAGAAAGGTTCCGtcaatgttttatatttctcttccagtattacaataacatttacatgttacatataataatgaataaatccTCTCTCACTCACCCCTTTAATAATGCACAGGATTTTGCTATAGCAGAAAATCATGAGCATGAGGGGTAGAAGCAGACAGAAAATGAACAGGCACATCACGTAAGACATGCTGTTGGTTGAGCGCTGATGCCACTGCACTGAGCATGTTGTCCCAGGCCCTTCGGGGCCATAGCTACTCCAGCCCAGGAACGGCGGGAGAGTCCAGACCAGCGAATAGAGCCAGGATCCAGCCACGCAGAGCCAGGCCCTGCGGAAGTCAGACACGTCTGCCTTGGTGGGGCGCAGGAGGGCGGCATAACGTTCATATGACAGAATGGACAGAGACATCAAAGACACTATTCCTGAAAACAGATAAGTAAAAATTGCAATCACAAAACGACTCATTTGTAACTGTGTTTTCTTTGTAATATACTGCCAGTCTACACCAAGTGCAATGACAGCAATTTTGACGACTTTCTGTTGCGCAGGGGAAAAACGACAACAAACCCAAGTTTGACAAAGCATCCGGGCCAGTCCCTGGAGAAAAGTCTGAGGTTAAGTGCAAAGAACAGCTCTCAATGATCATGCATCCTGTTCTGTTCCTGGATCGCACAACCTCCATCTGTTATAGAAAAAACTGCCAAAGTGATGGTAGTGTAaactatttattgattaaaaacttttctttaaaataatcaatGCATAGTGATTATAAACTAACTGAAAAAacgtataaaaaataaaacaaccatAATTCATTTTAGTAAATTTAGAGATCATTAAATCGTTTTGTCGTTTGTATGTTGAAAAGTTTTGACAAATGCAGAAGAATCAACATACGTCTAATACAGTGAgtgcatatatttttcaattttattgtaTGACCGCAGGCTTTGCTTTTTCCTCAATTGAATGCGTATTTTAGATtcctaaaactgaaatatatagtGCACActgtaataatcaaaaatattgcTCAAACAGACTACAGCTATCTGAAATCtggaaaaatgtaataaagtttcTGTTATGCAGTCTCAATGAACTCTTAAAGGCACAGATTGTGTTTTCTAAAGAAAGTAAGGTCAAATGTATAAAGATATGTCGTTATGTAACAACCCATAATCAATGCAGATAGTGACTTGACGCAAGATGATAGAGCTGGAATAAGCTGTTGACAGCATATTATTTCTCCTGtctaattgttaaaaatgtttgagtAACCACAGAGACAAACTGTGGGCTTCATTCTCCTTCAGTGGGTTTGCACTGCAGGTTCACAAGTTCTGCACAAAAGCGCTCTGCACTTGTCCCTGCAGTTCATCACAGGAAGAGAAATGCGGTGTCACAACACTCCCACTAGAGTAATTATCGGCCTTAAATGGGCTCTTCATTCAAATGTCAGATCACTGGGGGAAGACTGTGACTTCTGAGACAACCCCCAAAGAAGACAAAATCAGTGTGATTCCGGCTTCTGCCTGTCTTGAGCATTTGTGGAAAATTTTCAacggaccaaaaaaaaaaaaaaagaagaagaagaagaagcgcATGATACTTGATATGATCAAGAACCacgtttcctttttaaataaagaaatatttcacttaTTAATAACTTTTCACAGCACACCCTAACTGCTACAGTATGCTTTAAATGTATAAGATACGTTTTTATAGTGTACTTAATTATACTGAGAAAACTGGAATTTTACTCAGCTCAAGTATtctttcagatttaaatgttaatttagatttttttaaattccaaacTTTGTGTAAAATACAgaggcattttatttttaatgacagtGACATGTGAGATGGTTTTCTGCATAACAAGGAGAAATGGAcaatgtttacacaaaaataaaaaaaaaaattcaacaatgGTACACAGaactgttgtttatttatgattatgaGATGCTACAAAGATtcagttaatttagttaattttattcGGGCTACAGATTGACTTTCCAGCAAGAGAATTATGCATGTGTGTTCTTTTTGCATATGATATATGTATTACGATTATCGTTGATTTACTTGTTTAACTGCAACtgaaatgtgattatttatgatttataatagcaacttcacatttttaagtttttgagCTTGAGTGACACAAATCAAACGCTTGATTAAAATTAGCCATCCACATATACTTCCCTCAGGACAAAACATTTCCTTTCCGCATTCCTCAGCATATCCTACGTTTTCAATCAATTgtgcattttcagaaaatgcatGGTTCAGGCTTTCAGTGTTCACCTCCAAAAACCGACTAAAATACATCATTAAGCTCGTAGCTAGAATAcgttattaataatgaattgttaaatatatttatcatggATACTGCGTTTAAATCGTAACTCATTGATCTGCAAATCCGTATAGAGTTCGCCCAACCCAACGCAGGAAAACAACGCGCGCGCAACGACGCCCACCGCCAAAGAAAGTTCAGCTGTCCGATATCCTCTGAAAAAGCCTCCCCCGAAACCTGTTACGCGTGCAGCTTTACCACTGGGTGAACTTCGTTAAAACTTACCAAAAAGCGAATTGGCGAAGCCGTACCATTTGCAGCCGTGGTATCCCAAAAGCCATTTCCCGTAGAGACTGGAAGCGAAGCTGAAGGGAGtcccaaacaaacacaccagTATGTCGCTCGCGCTGATGTTCAGCAGGACGAGGTTTATGGGTGTCCACAGTGAGCGGAACCTCGCAAAGACGAGCAGGACAAACAGGTTGTTGAGGAATCCGAACACCAGGATGATCCCGAGGCAGACGGCTATCACCGTGTGGCCGGTCCGGCTCAGGCCAGGTGGGGCGTCGTGGGGCTCTAGGGGGTCTCCTGAACTGGCATTTGCACTTTGGTTGAGCGCAGGAGTGTCTTTGTGGCTAACGTTCAAACTCCAGATGTGGACGACCATAGCAGCTTGACTGCACGGCTAAATAGTGTTTACACTATGACTTTCCTTACGGATGGATTCACAGTTCTCACCCCCCCTCCTCACTGACGCGCAGCCCTCCATTAACACCCAGCCTCTGCTGACCTCCGTGCGTCTGAGAGGCGCGTTTTGAGCACTGGCTGACCAGGGTGCGAGTTCTGAGGGCCGGGAGGGAGGGGTTGCATATCATTTTTGGGCTGTGTTATATCTTATGGACTTATAGCCTATATCGTTTTCGCAGTGATACATGCTATAACTGAACTCAGAGACTGTATTTGCCACAGATATGTATAGCTTGCACCGCTCTCCAAAGTACTCTATTCTAATGGAATCACGAAGTAACCATAGCAACGTGGCGCCGCTCACACGCTTCAGAATGCGGTGTGTCGAGAAAGTAGGCTTATTTTATGgcatatttattagttatttttgaaaatattaactaaaggttaaatatgattatttgattatatcTGAATATGTTCAGGATATAGGCCTATTCTGATTCTCAGATCGAAACGTTGTTTTCgcaaatttattttagattgGAACTTTGGAGCAGGTTCTGGAATATTTTGgaatattcagattttattgTACAGTACAAAACATAAAGCCATTAAGGCAGTACGtttctatcaaaaaaaaaagaaagaattcacAGACACAAGTCTCTtaagaaaatgcttttattatgtgTAGTAAGGTCCTAATTAGTCCAATTcttattaacatttttctgGGGGAAGTTTGCATGATTTTTGaagtaacattttgaaatttacAGTGAGTGACAAACTGTTTAAACCAAAACTGAGAGGATTTAATTGTTGTGCCTTAAACCTGAGCACAGAAATACTATAATTTCCGCCTTTCATCATTTACATAATTGCAAATAAGgcaatatatcattttttatttatttttttagtcttGCACTAGGCTATATAACTGTGACATAAGTGATTTTATTCCAATAATTAACTTTTCAAAACTGATGATGTTACAGCCCACACTGTGTCATGACATTTCCCTATAAAAGAtctttttttatagttataatATCTGTATAGAATTTTATGACTATGGATCTTTCCTTTTATCTATCCAGTCAGACCATGTGAAGCACGCTTTAGACATAATGTATAATTCAAAGAGCCAACATGTAATAGATATCCTGAGAATCAAAAGCAAACCTAAGTTTTGTATGATAGCTATCACCACATGCGTGTCTATATTCCACAGACAGCGTTCACAATTCTCCATTCTCTCTTTGGAGAGCATGCAATCTTCAGTTTGCCCCTGATGTCTGATCAGCGCTGTCATTATATACAGTTATTGATCATGTTCTTGTCAGCAAactttgagaaacattttgcaACCACCTTTAAGATGATTTCCCTTGCGGAGCCCACGGGGGTTTtactgttaattaatattagtatgaTTCTCAATAAGTATGACACACATAAAACAGCAGCACATTGTTATGTCACGCTCAACGGCTACGAGTGCTGTCAGAGTAAAAATGCGGTCACAAAAAGGGTAATAACGCAGGCATATCAGCATTAACGCGAGGGCTTCTGGCAAAATCCATAGATACTCGTGGGTCAGTGTTATCAGCTAGCTCATAATAGTTAACAGAAGCTATTTAGTCTCTGCTGTCAGGCAGTATTGTTTTAGAAACGACACATTATCATGGAAATTGGCTAGGCAACACTGACAACAGAGataataatactatttcatgaagccaaaaattaaatatgtccTATTTAAAGGTGACACCTCTGTAGGTCAGCACTAATTGAGCTGTGCGCTGTGGATTCTCTGAGGTGTCACTGCAGACTGTATTAGAATTACAGATTAAGTGTGAGTAAAGAGGATAGAGGAGGCTTGAATagaaaaagtgtaataataaagTCACACCGAAATGCCAGAGGAGCTATAAAATGCTTCCAATCTATCCTATGCACAATAACACTAAGGGCTTTTACACAATGTCCTTTTTAAACAAGTGAGACTTTTTCTACTTAGAGAATCACTGCATTAGATAGATGACTTATTTTGACTCCAAAACTTTTTAAGCTTtattatgttttgaaaaatgcacaataatgttacttttaattgttttctgaACATTTTGGGACAattagcaacattttaaaaatgtcaatttaaaaaaaaaaaaaagcattcggtgcataaatgtttttgtgctaaCATTTTAAGAACATCATTGACCAGACAGCCTTGACTTCTATTAAATTTGCTACAAGTAGGCCTACATTTGTTTACAACGGTGAGAgaatttctgaaaatgtttccTGTTAACTGGAGTAAGGAATAGTCTAATGTAGTCCAAGACCTGACTGTATATATTTACCATCaacaaacactaaataaaaataaatattaatattatttgtgtttaataatagtattaatattattaaatattaatcttagttggaaaaaaaaacataatttaatctttataatatcttaaattattGTCTTTCCTTATTTTGCCTGTATATTATCTGTTGATAAAAATTGATTACAGTGTCTAAACGATGCTACCCAACCTCATGAATGTGCCTATAAAtagtacgccaaataaaaacgaaaacacGTGGTATAGATacgcaaaaaaaaagtctttggcTTGTATATGCTACTCGATGAATAGGATGCGTATCATATGTAGGCGAGTGCTGCGTATCACATGCACGCCAACAAATttcgtatcatatgcacgcgaAAGCTGCGTGTTATATGCACGCCAAACACTCGCGTATCAGTACCACgagttttcgtttttatttgacGAGACTGTCTAAAGTTCAACATCATTACGGTAACGTAAAGTGACGTGAGTTTTGCTTCAGGTTTTATGAAGAAGGGGAATTCTGACATATTTAGCATGCTGCTTTTCGGCTGCTAGTATAGGGAGAAAGTGGAGAGGATGCAATAAAACGCGAAGCGATCGATCATTGAGCCGAACGTTTCTTGCCAGAGGTGAGTCTGAGTGCAGAGTTTAGCCTTggctttggtcatttttatttggaaagGGACGCGTGTGCCAGCAGATGGGTAACAGCTAAATATAGCGCAAGGACATCAATAATCCTCAAGCAGGGGTGTGGAGAGATGGCTGTTCCTCCATCTGCGTCCATGAATTGGATTCGTGGTGTGAGAGTGGAGTTTGATACCTACATCATAGTGTGAGATTAAGATTGGCTCCAAGACACACGGGCTTCACATCACGCTGCtataattaatgtgtttttacagcGAGACGCAGTGCAGTGTTGTTGTCGCCCACTGGGGtgcagtgttgttgttttaattagctAGGATGCTAAGCTCGACCAACGACTTAAACAAAGTCTGCCGTAAATATAGCAATGTACAAATGAAACGTATTTAAGTAGCACTGAAGAAATGCTGTGATGTGCTATTTATGGAAATACAATACATCAACATTCGTATAACACAGTGCCAAAGTGGTTTTCAACTGACCTGTCTTTCAGTTCTGTCCTGATCATCAAAGATAGCGGGAAAAAGTAtgccaaataataaaatgtgactaACTGTATTAGggtagcaaaataaaaaagtattaattttgaaaagagagaagaaagatttattttgttgtgGACATTAAAGGATGTGCATCCAGTCTCAGTGTTGTCCGGCACTTAAAGCAGTTAAATTTGACAAATGACAACATAGATACGTTGCATAATGCTCTTGTCCGAACATAAAAGACATGAGAATAAATATGGTTTGTGCAAACTACAACCTGAAACATCTGCACTTTACTATATTATAATGAAGCCCATATAAAAACCTCTTTATAGTTTACGTTTTGCTACATTTATACTTCTTTATATTCCCTTATGTAATCAATGTATGTTTGTAACAATTGTTCAAATCAGTTGTTAACACCCCGAGAAAGACTTTTTAGATTTAGCGTGTGTTTCTGCGTGCGTGTAAAACGTCTTTAACCACAGAGCCTGAGGCCAATCTCCTGCACAATCTTCTTCTGTGCTGTGGTACACGAAGAGCTTGTTTCTGAACAGGTTGGATGCACAGACGCCTCCAGGTGAAGCATTGCAAGATCCATTAGTCACTTGTTCAGTTAAACGAAAAAAGCCATGAAAGACTTCTTTGTTCTTTCCTTCGAATCTCGTAAAGCGTTGTTAATACCAAAAAAGGTCCTTTTTTTCGATCACCTGTACACCTAAAAGACAATCGCAAGCGACTTCGTTAAAATGCTTGAGACTGGTAAtgtctaataaaatgtaaaaagaacgttaataatgagaaatgtttggcTGACGATTACCAGAGTTGAGATTCATGTCAGTCATCTGATTGCCCAATCCAGGATACCTTGCCCATCTAGGTGTAAAGTCTTGTTTGGAGGGTCGCACCACCGTACCCAAGTCAGGGTTATCGTTGTGGAGGAAATTTAACAGAGAATTAGAGTACTGATGTTCTGCCACCATCAAACCATCAGAGGATGCAGCTGAGGGGTACATCACGGGGGGCAGAACAACACTCAACCCCTGCCTAGAATCCCCTGACCACAGAATAGCACTGTTTGGAGGGTGATTGGGTGGCATATGACTGTTTGATTGAGACTCGCTGCTTGTTCCTTGCCGGAGATGTTCTGGAGGAAACAAGGGCTGAAACCTGGTTTGTGATTCCCACTGATTTGAAAGCccatctgaaaaacaaacaaacaggaattcgatgtttctgttcatttagtaagtcaaatattttttgtaaaagcaaAATTTAAGAGGAACAGTTACTTGTTTGAGCGACTTTATGATTTCTTATGATTTTGGAGCGTTCCTCCTTTGGTTTACTTGCTTGACTCAGAGCACGGGAGAAATGTTCATCCACCATGCTGTTGATGTCTCCTTGGAAGTAGGTGAAAAGGACACTACCAGACTCCTCTTTAGTCTTCTTAGCCACAAGGTGCCCTAGATCCTCCTCCATCACTGATCTAGGTAGAAACGGTGTGCATCACATCATGTATCCATCTGTCCTGCCGTGGCGGCAGATTATGGTGTGTTTAATTATATGTCTTCTAAAACTAATGTAAAATTGCAATAGCATGGCATTATTGCATTCTTTCTACGGTATTAATATATGACAGTATGTAAATACATCACagctgttatatatatatttgctaaatGGATTTAGATTATTTTGGCATCAATAACTTAGGATTTAGGTGTTATCTTCTATTGCTGCAATAAGATATATTATTTAGATCAACATGTGACAGAATCAATTTGTATGCATTCTTTGGTTCATTTGGTAAAACTATTCTTCTAAACAACAAAATCTTGCACTttccacagaaaacatttattaatgcattagaGGGACAATTGAGAACTATTagatatgtttaataaattaaaagtggatggcatttaacaaaatgtgtCAACATGTGTCAAACAGATTTTATctattatatctttattttgtctgggtaaacaaaaccaaattttGGGAACAGGTCTgcaaactatatttaaaataaatgtaaaataaaacatattttacattttatgttaatatttagtaatatgtgaccctggaccaaataaaaatctttattcattgcatgtatatttgtagcaataaccaaaaGGTAAAACGTTCTCTTTTATGCGTTTTTTTTAACGTTAATTATGTTCCATCAATATATGTGATAAATTTTCTACCACAAATATATCACAACCTTTTTTTAGTAGTAATACGGATtgcaaaatttaatttgttaacgttaaatgctctttttttgttttttagttttttgttttcaaataattgcatcTCCGCTAAATACAGTCCTATACTAACAAACATGTATCAATGGAAGGTTTATTCAGCTGTATCAC
The genomic region above belongs to Puntigrus tetrazona isolate hp1 chromosome 14, ASM1883169v1, whole genome shotgun sequence and contains:
- the vgll1 gene encoding transcription cofactor vestigial-like protein 1, which translates into the protein MEEDLGHLVAKKTKEESGSVLFTYFQGDINSMVDEHFSRALSQASKPKEERSKIIRNHKVAQTNGLSNQWESQTRFQPLFPPEHLRQGTSSESQSNSHMPPNHPPNSAILWSGDSRQGLSVVLPPVMYPSAASSDGLMVAEHQYSNSLLNFLHNDNPDLGTVVRPSKQDFTPRWARYPGLGNQMTDMNLNSGVQVIEKKDLFWY
- the tmtops3a gene encoding teleost multiple tissue opsin 3a; the encoded protein is MVVHIWSLNVSHKDTPALNQSANASSGDPLEPHDAPPGLSRTGHTVIAVCLGIILVFGFLNNLFVLLVFARFRSLWTPINLVLLNISASDILVCLFGTPFSFASSLYGKWLLGYHGCKWYGFANSLFGIVSLMSLSILSYERYAALLRPTKADVSDFRRAWLCVAGSWLYSLVWTLPPFLGWSSYGPEGPGTTCSVQWHQRSTNSMSYVMCLFIFCLLLPLMLMIFCYSKILCIIKGVNKINLLTAQRRENHILLMVITMVSCYLLCWMPYGVVALLATFGRKGLITPITSMVPSVLAKSSTVVNPVIYVLFNNQFYRCFLAFLKCQGDPSFHSQNPQPSSKEDPHALKTCDGPSWHRGLKGPQKKEQHTLALVVHYNP